In Lujinxingia sediminis, a single genomic region encodes these proteins:
- a CDS encoding NAD-dependent epimerase/dehydratase family protein, which produces MRVFLTGGTGFVGSHVAEVLQEVGHEVVALVRESSDVRHLNALGVERVVGSLGAPQALVEVLESCEAVIHVAGMTTGKSARELFEVNGAGSGKLAQVAAEAGVERFVYVSSTAAQGPGEGREPRPRGVRPQPVSYYGRSKLQGEGAVLALRENMGVTILRPPPVYGPRDRDMFQVFQLARFGVGPVLGDGLRWLSVIHVHDVARAALRCLDDEGTANVYTVDDGGRYTWRDLTRIVGEAVGRRPVHLPIPQVLFGAAALLSEAGGKAVGATPIFNTDKYAEMSQQSWVCGHEAIAEKLGWAPTLRLEEGARQTAQWYREQGWL; this is translated from the coding sequence ATGCGGGTGTTTCTGACGGGTGGAACGGGGTTTGTGGGCTCGCATGTGGCCGAGGTGCTTCAGGAGGTGGGCCACGAGGTGGTGGCGCTGGTCCGGGAGAGTTCCGATGTGCGGCATCTGAACGCGCTGGGGGTGGAGCGGGTCGTGGGCTCGCTGGGGGCACCGCAGGCGCTCGTTGAGGTGTTGGAGAGCTGCGAGGCGGTGATTCACGTGGCGGGGATGACCACGGGGAAGAGTGCGCGGGAGCTCTTTGAGGTCAACGGGGCGGGCAGCGGGAAGTTGGCTCAGGTGGCGGCCGAGGCCGGTGTTGAGCGCTTTGTGTACGTGTCGAGCACCGCGGCGCAGGGTCCGGGAGAGGGGAGAGAGCCGCGGCCGCGGGGTGTGCGGCCGCAGCCGGTGAGTTATTACGGGCGCAGCAAGTTGCAGGGAGAGGGGGCCGTGCTGGCACTGCGGGAGAACATGGGGGTGACGATTCTGCGACCGCCGCCTGTGTATGGTCCGCGCGATCGGGATATGTTTCAGGTTTTTCAGCTGGCGAGGTTTGGCGTGGGCCCGGTGCTGGGGGATGGGTTGCGCTGGTTGAGCGTGATTCATGTGCACGATGTGGCGCGGGCGGCGCTGCGTTGTCTTGATGATGAAGGGACGGCCAACGTCTATACGGTAGATGACGGGGGGCGCTACACCTGGCGCGATCTGACGCGGATCGTGGGGGAGGCTGTGGGGCGACGCCCGGTGCACCTGCCGATTCCGCAGGTGCTCTTCGGGGCGGCGGCGCTTCTCAGTGAGGCGGGTGGCAAGGCGGTGGGGGCGACGCCGATCTTCAATACCGATAAGTACGCGGAGATGTCGCAGCAATCCTGGGTGTGCGGGCATGAGGCGATTGCCGAGAAGCTGGGGTGGGCGCCGACCTTGAGGCTTGAGGAGGGGGCGCGGCAGACGGCGCAGTGGTATCGCGAGCAGGGCTGGCTTTAA